One window of the Granulicella arctica genome contains the following:
- a CDS encoding family 43 glycosylhydrolase — protein MSTRRLCIILFLVISAARANAQSTNLIRPGEQWLDNRGELIQAHGGGILHLKDEWFWFGEDRTRTNDPAKRYVACYSSKDLIHWHYHRQVVALADPENLGTGWVFERPKVFYNPHTKKFVMYVHLDSPGYKLARVATLTSDTVDGTYTYVRSFRPLNQESRDIGQFVDDDGTPYLIFESRPTHGFFIASLSPDYLDVAKQVSFIEAPLEGGAVMHINGLYYVLGSHLSGWRPNPNVYATATSLAGPWSTMRDIAPPEANTYDSQSSMLIKVKGRKTTSVIYVGDRWQPKQLWDSRYIWMPLEIRDTTLLLPKPQPWTIDTHTGETTIP, from the coding sequence ATGAGCACGCGCCGCCTCTGCATCATCCTTTTCCTGGTGATATCCGCCGCACGGGCCAACGCCCAGTCCACCAACCTCATCCGCCCCGGCGAGCAGTGGCTAGACAACCGTGGCGAACTCATCCAGGCTCACGGCGGTGGCATCCTTCACCTCAAAGATGAGTGGTTCTGGTTCGGCGAAGACCGCACCCGCACCAACGATCCCGCAAAACGCTACGTCGCCTGCTACTCCTCGAAGGACCTCATCCACTGGCACTATCACCGGCAGGTAGTCGCCCTCGCCGACCCCGAAAACCTCGGTACAGGCTGGGTCTTCGAGCGCCCTAAGGTCTTCTACAACCCGCACACGAAGAAGTTCGTCATGTATGTCCACCTCGACTCGCCCGGCTATAAATTAGCCCGCGTCGCCACCCTCACCAGCGACACCGTCGACGGCACCTACACCTACGTACGGAGCTTCCGCCCACTCAATCAGGAGAGCCGCGACATAGGCCAGTTCGTCGACGACGACGGCACCCCCTACCTCATCTTCGAATCCCGCCCCACGCACGGCTTCTTCATCGCCAGCCTCTCCCCCGACTACCTCGACGTCGCCAAGCAGGTCTCCTTCATCGAAGCCCCGCTCGAAGGCGGCGCCGTCATGCACATCAACGGCCTCTACTACGTGCTCGGCTCACACCTCTCCGGCTGGCGACCCAACCCCAACGTCTACGCCACCGCCACCTCGCTCGCCGGTCCCTGGTCCACCATGCGCGACATCGCTCCACCCGAAGCCAACACCTACGACTCGCAATCCAGCATGCTCATCAAGGTCAAGGGCCGCAAGACCACCTCGGTCATCTACGTCGGCGACCGCTGGCAGCCAAAGCAGCTCTGGGACTCGCGTTATATCTGGATGCCGCTCGAAATCCGCGACACCACTCTCCTCCTGCCCAAGCCCCAACCCTGGACCATCGACACCCACACCGGCGAGACCACCATCCCGTGA
- a CDS encoding UDP-glucose dehydrogenase family protein, with amino-acid sequence MIEKTSIAVVGSGYVGLVAAVCFAEMGHQVICVDNDQRKVSALSGGDTLIHENHLPELLDRYRNTLVRFTTDLSEAVRTCEAIFIAVGTPQSETGDADLSYVEAVACEIARSLTSYKVIVEKSTVPVYTNEWIRRAIERNGVARNLFDVVSNPEFLREGTAVSDFLHPDRIVVGADSKRAAAVLNSIYAPLTTGDYYKQPGHIAGSCNVNNPPPLLNTSTKSAEIIKHASNAFLAVKISFINAVSNLCEAADADVEQVAKGIGLDSRIGPKFLRPGIGYGGSCFPKDVAAFRSVAEQMGIDFSMLNEVEKINANQKARFLNKVRSALWTLRGKRIAVLGLAFKGDTDDIRESPAIDIVELLIAEGCTVAAFDPAAMKRTQQELPAGPQLRYASDIFDAANDADALLILTDWAEFGQIDLDRLSTVLRYPIVVDGRNLYEPSVMVQHGFTYLSVGREVASPAKREKEGIHAVAS; translated from the coding sequence ATGATTGAGAAAACGTCTATCGCCGTTGTGGGGTCGGGATATGTCGGCTTGGTAGCTGCCGTATGCTTCGCCGAAATGGGACATCAAGTTATTTGTGTCGACAACGACCAGCGCAAAGTGTCAGCCCTCAGCGGAGGGGACACCCTGATCCATGAGAACCACTTACCGGAATTGCTAGATCGTTATCGAAACACCCTCGTACGCTTCACCACGGATCTTTCTGAGGCGGTTCGCACTTGCGAGGCAATTTTCATAGCTGTCGGCACTCCTCAGTCTGAGACAGGCGACGCTGATCTTTCCTACGTGGAAGCGGTGGCCTGTGAAATCGCTCGCTCTTTGACGAGTTACAAAGTAATCGTTGAAAAGAGCACGGTACCCGTCTACACAAATGAATGGATTCGGCGAGCAATCGAACGAAACGGTGTCGCACGCAACCTATTTGATGTGGTCTCGAACCCGGAGTTCCTGCGCGAAGGAACGGCGGTCTCTGATTTCCTGCATCCTGATCGAATTGTCGTTGGAGCCGATAGTAAACGCGCTGCGGCAGTGCTGAATAGCATCTACGCTCCTCTCACGACGGGTGACTACTACAAGCAACCAGGACACATTGCTGGTTCTTGCAATGTTAACAACCCGCCGCCATTGCTCAACACTTCAACAAAAAGTGCCGAGATAATCAAACATGCCTCCAATGCCTTCCTGGCTGTAAAAATCTCATTCATCAATGCCGTTTCGAACCTCTGTGAAGCAGCAGACGCCGATGTAGAACAGGTCGCTAAGGGAATCGGACTGGATAGTCGTATTGGTCCTAAATTTCTCCGCCCCGGCATAGGATACGGCGGATCCTGTTTCCCGAAGGATGTAGCCGCATTCCGCTCGGTAGCAGAGCAAATGGGTATCGACTTCAGCATGTTGAACGAGGTCGAGAAGATCAACGCGAACCAGAAAGCGCGCTTTCTGAATAAGGTGCGTTCGGCCCTCTGGACGCTGCGTGGCAAGCGCATTGCCGTCCTCGGATTGGCGTTCAAAGGCGATACTGACGATATTCGCGAGTCCCCGGCCATTGACATCGTCGAGTTGCTAATCGCCGAAGGGTGCACAGTGGCTGCATTCGATCCTGCCGCAATGAAACGAACCCAGCAGGAACTCCCTGCTGGTCCTCAACTTCGGTATGCGAGCGATATTTTCGACGCAGCAAATGATGCTGATGCATTGCTAATTTTGACTGATTGGGCAGAATTCGGACAAATCGATTTGGACAGATTGAGCACTGTATTGCGTTACCCGATCGTAGTCGACGGTCGCAATCTCTACGAGCCCAGCGTAATGGTGCAGCATGGGTTTACGTACCTCAGTGTCGGACGGGAAGTAGCATCTCCTGCAAAGCGCGAGAAAGAAGGAATTCACGCTGTTGCTTCCTAG
- a CDS encoding GAF domain-containing protein, with protein sequence MKQSVEELEEVGLEVTDLTDATLIAGRRLHSRNGAMQMEGLHRLGVAFVEHPDTILQELANAAVRLCGADSAGISIERADKTDVDYYRWVATAGEYSGFLDASLPKSPSACTVCLERGGPQLFRVKKRFFDILGVEAAPVTDGILLPWEVEDMRGTIFIISHSREEAFDGEDLHLMQILANFAAMGIRHQSQQLRILAQARVSAAAAMANDLAHQINNPLQALINRLFLAKQNEGIGDERSLAVKLEVDFDRLSMLVKDLLELPKRIVDAG encoded by the coding sequence ATGAAACAGTCGGTGGAAGAACTGGAAGAGGTGGGGTTAGAAGTTACTGACCTGACTGATGCCACCCTCATCGCAGGGCGGCGGCTGCACTCCCGGAATGGTGCGATGCAGATGGAGGGGTTGCACCGGCTCGGTGTCGCCTTTGTAGAGCATCCGGATACCATTTTGCAGGAGTTAGCCAATGCTGCCGTCCGGCTATGTGGAGCGGACAGTGCGGGCATCAGCATTGAACGAGCCGATAAGACCGATGTGGACTACTATCGGTGGGTTGCGACGGCTGGCGAGTATAGCGGGTTCTTGGATGCGTCGCTGCCGAAGTCCCCGAGCGCCTGCACGGTGTGCCTGGAGCGAGGCGGCCCTCAACTCTTCCGGGTAAAGAAGCGATTCTTCGACATTCTCGGAGTAGAAGCTGCACCCGTGACGGACGGGATTCTGCTGCCGTGGGAGGTGGAAGATATGCGCGGGACGATTTTCATCATCTCCCACAGCCGCGAAGAGGCTTTTGATGGCGAAGACCTTCATCTCATGCAGATTCTGGCGAACTTCGCAGCGATGGGCATCCGGCATCAGTCTCAGCAGCTAAGGATTCTAGCCCAGGCGCGAGTGAGCGCAGCAGCAGCCATGGCGAACGATCTTGCTCATCAGATTAACAATCCATTGCAAGCTCTGATCAACCGATTGTTTCTTGCCAAGCAGAACGAAGGCATAGGGGATGAGCGGTCGCTGGCTGTGAAGTTAGAGGTCGACTTCGATCGGCTCTCCATGCTTGTGAAAGATCTTCTCGAACTTCCAAAACGGATCGTTGACGCCGGCTGA
- a CDS encoding peroxiredoxin, with the protein MQINDIVENFTLQNQDNKTINLTDFKGSPVVLFFYPRADTPGCTIESCGFRDAFEKFQKADIVVLGISRDTVKDQKKFQTKYDLPYDLLADPGMELINRYDLVKPKNMYGKLVKGVKRTTYLIGPDQRLIHIFDEVKPEGHAEEVLTLLKNHK; encoded by the coding sequence ATGCAAATCAACGACATCGTCGAAAACTTCACCCTCCAGAACCAGGACAACAAGACCATCAACCTCACCGACTTCAAGGGTTCTCCGGTCGTCCTCTTCTTCTATCCCCGCGCCGACACCCCCGGCTGCACAATCGAGTCCTGCGGCTTCCGCGATGCCTTCGAGAAGTTCCAGAAGGCTGACATCGTCGTCCTCGGCATCTCCCGCGACACCGTTAAAGATCAGAAGAAGTTCCAGACCAAATATGACCTTCCCTACGACCTACTCGCCGATCCCGGCATGGAACTGATCAACCGCTACGACCTCGTCAAGCCCAAGAACATGTACGGCAAGCTCGTCAAAGGCGTCAAGCGCACCACCTACCTCATTGGGCCCGACCAGCGCCTCATCCACATCTTCGACGAAGTCAAACCCGAAGGTCACGCCGAGGAAGTCCTGACTCTCCTCAAGAACCACAAGTAG
- a CDS encoding glycoside hydrolase family 43 protein: MRNALLLAILFASSLVIYAEDYPLTLPAMPLHDPFILADAASKTYFLYTSNVASLTGEQRRGTMAYTSKDLKHWSKPVVVFTPPDTFWAHDGAWAPEVHLYRGHFYLFTTLHNEAKLIPQPSPLGRATYMRGTLIAMADQPTGPFVPLKQDGPVPPADFMTLDGTLYVDRSNQPWMVYAHEWLQKTDGTIEAVPLKADLSEASGKPIHLLKGSDAPWLNEDIVPSARGFVYITDGPELFRTKDNHLLMLWSSYEHAHGVTDAGSSYVQTVARSRSGEIQGPWEQLTPLVHEDSGHGMLFHTFDGQLLLVLHRPFRNARGKIYEMKDAGDHLEVIRERMDLDGE; the protein is encoded by the coding sequence ATGCGTAACGCTCTTCTACTTGCAATTCTGTTTGCGTCGAGCCTGGTGATTTACGCCGAGGACTATCCACTGACGCTGCCGGCTATGCCGCTGCATGATCCGTTCATCCTCGCGGATGCCGCTTCGAAGACCTATTTTCTTTACACCTCGAATGTTGCATCCCTTACCGGGGAGCAGCGTCGCGGCACAATGGCCTATACGAGCAAGGATCTGAAGCACTGGTCGAAGCCCGTGGTGGTGTTTACGCCTCCCGATACCTTCTGGGCGCATGACGGTGCGTGGGCGCCAGAGGTTCATCTCTATCGCGGACACTTCTATCTCTTCACCACACTGCACAACGAGGCGAAGCTTATACCGCAGCCATCGCCGCTGGGTCGGGCGACGTATATGCGCGGAACCCTGATTGCGATGGCGGATCAACCTACCGGACCCTTTGTGCCGCTGAAGCAGGATGGCCCGGTTCCGCCTGCCGACTTTATGACGCTCGACGGTACGCTCTACGTCGACCGAAGCAATCAGCCGTGGATGGTCTACGCGCATGAGTGGTTGCAGAAGACGGACGGGACCATCGAAGCGGTTCCGCTTAAGGCTGATCTCAGCGAGGCCTCGGGTAAGCCGATTCATCTACTGAAGGGGTCTGATGCGCCGTGGTTGAATGAGGACATCGTGCCAAGCGCGCGCGGTTTTGTCTACATTACCGATGGTCCTGAACTCTTCCGCACCAAGGACAATCATCTGCTGATGCTCTGGTCCAGCTACGAGCATGCCCATGGCGTGACGGATGCGGGCAGCAGCTATGTCCAGACGGTTGCCCGCTCACGGTCCGGCGAGATACAGGGTCCGTGGGAGCAGCTCACGCCTCTGGTCCACGAAGATAGCGGACATGGGATGCTCTTCCACACCTTCGACGGCCAGTTATTGCTGGTGCTGCATCGACCGTTCCGCAACGCGCGGGGCAAGATCTACGAGATGAAGGACGCGGGCGACCATCTCGAGGTGATTCGCGAGCGCATGGACCTGGACGGCGAATGA
- a CDS encoding non-ribosomal peptide synthetase, with amino-acid sequence MRYISELISTRAADISRTRALQSADQSCSYAQLDGMSEKLASYLITTGLDGGDAVAIAYPRSFDQITAALAVMRAGGVYIPIDPSWPTERILHILSDSGAKILIAPSGFIQSSTYAGTLLDLQVSASSIAAAPSSPLPAITPETLAYVIYTSGSTGVPKGVEITHANLMHLIDWHIKTFGVTDHDRASHLAGLGFDASVWEVWPYLAAGACVVLSDDMVRTSPRLLQEWLIAEQVTIAFVPTPLAEPMMIEPWPSETPLRFLLTGGDTLHTAPLAGQPFTVVNNYGPTECTVVATSGVVPSSLKGVPSIGTAITGTTIYILDEHGSVVPIGETGELVIGGGGVGRGYRNQAALTARCFVPDPFSSVPGSSLYKTGDRAAILANGEILFQGRMDGQEKIRGQRLELDEITCILNRHEAVAFSVVAASGTGEDKHLVAYILPVDVERSVLSARDLQDFLSQSLPAFMVPSKFVKLERIPLTSNGKVDSSLLPTISDGSLFPAEASRAPQSPIEETILSIVRALLQNDEVGVDDDFFLVGGHSLMGTRLVMRVREAFGVNLMLRDLFEAGTVEQLASHVEMMLIAELDSMSEEEALRQGAN; translated from the coding sequence ATGCGCTACATTTCGGAACTTATTTCGACACGTGCGGCCGATATTTCGCGCACGCGAGCCTTGCAGAGCGCGGATCAAAGCTGTTCGTATGCACAACTTGATGGAATGTCCGAAAAGCTGGCAAGCTATCTGATCACTACGGGTCTGGATGGTGGTGATGCGGTGGCCATTGCCTATCCACGATCATTTGATCAGATCACGGCTGCCCTCGCGGTGATGCGTGCCGGGGGCGTCTACATACCGATCGATCCATCCTGGCCGACCGAACGAATACTTCACATTCTGTCGGACTCAGGCGCCAAAATCCTTATCGCTCCGTCAGGTTTCATCCAAAGTTCCACGTACGCCGGAACGCTCCTCGACTTGCAGGTCTCAGCAAGCTCAATTGCGGCCGCTCCCTCCTCTCCGCTGCCTGCGATTACGCCCGAAACTCTCGCGTATGTGATCTACACCTCTGGTTCCACCGGTGTGCCGAAGGGTGTTGAGATTACTCATGCCAATCTCATGCATTTAATTGACTGGCATATTAAAACATTTGGCGTTACCGACCATGACCGTGCAAGTCACCTCGCCGGCCTTGGCTTCGACGCTTCGGTGTGGGAGGTGTGGCCGTACCTGGCAGCTGGTGCGTGCGTTGTCCTTTCCGATGACATGGTACGCACATCGCCTCGCCTTTTACAGGAGTGGCTCATCGCTGAGCAGGTCACGATCGCCTTTGTGCCGACACCTCTCGCCGAGCCGATGATGATCGAACCGTGGCCTAGCGAGACCCCACTCCGTTTTCTACTCACCGGCGGAGATACGCTCCACACGGCTCCTCTGGCAGGTCAACCGTTCACCGTCGTCAATAATTATGGTCCTACGGAATGCACCGTAGTCGCGACTTCAGGAGTGGTGCCTTCTTCCCTGAAGGGTGTTCCTTCAATTGGCACCGCTATCACTGGAACCACCATTTACATTCTTGATGAACATGGATCAGTGGTCCCGATCGGCGAGACCGGGGAACTAGTGATTGGCGGGGGCGGCGTTGGTCGTGGCTACCGCAATCAAGCGGCACTCACCGCTCGATGCTTTGTGCCTGATCCTTTTTCCAGCGTACCCGGAAGCAGCCTTTATAAGACGGGAGATCGTGCAGCCATATTAGCCAATGGCGAGATTCTCTTCCAGGGTCGGATGGATGGCCAGGAGAAGATTCGCGGTCAACGACTGGAGTTGGATGAGATTACCTGCATCTTGAACCGACACGAAGCTGTAGCCTTCAGCGTTGTCGCTGCTTCTGGAACCGGTGAGGACAAACATCTGGTCGCTTATATCCTTCCTGTCGATGTCGAACGTTCCGTGCTGTCTGCCAGGGATTTGCAGGATTTTCTCTCTCAGAGCCTCCCGGCCTTCATGGTTCCTTCTAAGTTCGTAAAGTTGGAGAGAATACCACTCACTTCGAATGGCAAGGTTGACTCTTCGCTTCTGCCAACTATCTCCGACGGCAGTCTATTTCCCGCAGAAGCGTCACGCGCACCTCAGTCGCCGATTGAAGAGACAATTCTCTCTATCGTGCGAGCCCTCCTCCAAAACGACGAGGTAGGTGTAGATGATGACTTCTTCTTGGTTGGCGGTCACTCTCTCATGGGAACCCGACTCGTCATGCGTGTTCGCGAAGCATTCGGCGTAAATCTCATGCTCCGCGACCTCTTTGAAGCTGGCACCGTGGAACAACTGGCGTCGCATGTGGAGATGATGCTCATCGCTGAATTGGACTCAATGAGCGAAGAGGAAGCTCTGCGGCAAGGTGCGAACTAA
- a CDS encoding cytochrome P450: MGAIAQSLSKPKAADFSLLQMLKPEILSNPYPFYLRLRENEPVHWDAFLHSWVITSYAESVTVLSKYKASRTPTPEQLEAMGLSVLGPYAEVMLKQMMFMDAPTHTRLRSLCSVAFTPRRVEALKEKIQEIADQLLDRLVDCGEMDLIADFAGPFPAIVTTALLGIPTGDHLQLKVLATNFAELMGNFDHDPDRLHSSIQSLKDLQQYFHSVIITQRIHPQEGLISTLMEAEIQGNRLSDEEIVANVILVLIGGLEETTNLIGNGILTLLRNPNSLAQLRDDPEIVQSAVEELLRFEAPTQHTGRIAPEDVELGGKQIRKGDALTVVLAAANRDPARFDNPEELELTRADNRHLSFGWASHYCFGSPLSRMSGQIAFNTLLKRLPGIALRTTKPIWRENIAMHGLTALQVSFDKPGYSKTEEV; this comes from the coding sequence ATGGGAGCCATCGCTCAGTCACTATCTAAACCAAAGGCCGCCGACTTCAGCCTTCTTCAAATGTTGAAGCCTGAGATCCTTTCCAATCCCTACCCGTTCTACTTGAGACTGCGAGAGAACGAGCCAGTGCATTGGGACGCCTTCTTGCACAGTTGGGTTATTACCTCCTATGCAGAATCGGTTACAGTTCTTTCAAAGTACAAAGCAAGCCGCACCCCCACACCAGAACAGCTTGAGGCTATGGGCTTATCTGTTCTCGGCCCGTATGCCGAGGTAATGCTCAAGCAGATGATGTTCATGGATGCTCCAACGCACACGCGCCTGCGAAGCCTCTGCTCTGTTGCATTCACACCGCGCCGTGTTGAGGCTCTCAAAGAAAAGATTCAGGAGATCGCCGATCAACTTTTGGACCGCCTTGTGGATTGCGGAGAGATGGATCTGATCGCCGACTTTGCCGGCCCCTTTCCAGCTATCGTTACCACGGCTCTCCTCGGAATCCCTACCGGTGATCATCTTCAACTAAAGGTGCTTGCAACAAACTTCGCGGAGTTGATGGGAAACTTCGATCACGATCCAGACCGCCTTCATAGTTCTATCCAGAGCTTGAAGGACTTACAACAATACTTCCACTCCGTCATTATTACGCAGCGAATTCACCCGCAGGAAGGGCTGATCTCTACCTTGATGGAGGCGGAGATTCAAGGAAATAGGCTCAGCGACGAAGAGATAGTTGCGAATGTGATCTTAGTGCTCATTGGTGGACTAGAGGAGACGACGAATCTAATCGGCAACGGCATTCTGACGCTTCTCCGCAATCCCAATTCTCTCGCGCAACTTCGTGATGATCCAGAGATCGTTCAATCCGCCGTAGAAGAGTTATTGCGCTTCGAGGCCCCGACGCAACATACAGGGCGGATCGCACCCGAGGACGTGGAACTCGGAGGAAAACAGATCCGCAAAGGAGATGCGCTGACTGTTGTGCTCGCCGCAGCAAATCGTGATCCTGCACGTTTTGATAACCCTGAAGAACTCGAACTGACTCGCGCCGACAACAGGCATCTCTCATTTGGATGGGCCTCTCACTATTGCTTCGGCTCTCCCCTTTCACGCATGAGCGGGCAAATAGCATTCAACACGCTCCTAAAGCGTTTGCCTGGAATTGCGCTGCGTACAACCAAACCAATCTGGCGAGAGAACATAGCCATGCACGGACTTACTGCCTTGCAAGTGAGCTTCGATAAACCGGGTTACTCCAAGACAGAGGAAGTATAG
- a CDS encoding glycoside hydrolase family protein, with translation MAPASGKTQGYADGRPAATKRFSLIDEGIVLPYGNCPGECDQYGARDVWVFAYQGQFYMHYDAAGAVGWLTALATSRDLVHWTKHGTVLTLGAPGSRDSASASYGTTFFDGRTWHMFYLGTPHATSAPDRIPAFPYLTLKAHASSPTGPWIKDPDVTPFGPEPGTYYSATASPGQIIPNKGEYLQFFSASTDKPIKRTLSLARTSNLGGTWKIDAQPILPPEEQVENSSLYFERTNKTWFLFTNHIGIDQDGEYTDAIWAYWTKDLQHWNTADKAIVLDGKNST, from the coding sequence ATGGCTCCTGCTTCAGGTAAGACACAGGGCTATGCGGACGGGCGTCCAGCTGCCACGAAGCGTTTTAGCCTAATAGATGAAGGTATTGTTCTCCCCTACGGCAACTGTCCGGGCGAGTGTGACCAGTATGGAGCGCGGGACGTCTGGGTCTTCGCCTATCAGGGGCAGTTCTACATGCACTATGACGCCGCTGGCGCAGTCGGATGGCTGACGGCCCTCGCTACCAGCAGAGATCTGGTTCATTGGACCAAGCACGGTACTGTACTCACTTTGGGAGCGCCTGGGTCACGCGATTCAGCAAGCGCCTCCTATGGCACAACCTTCTTCGATGGCAGGACATGGCACATGTTCTACCTCGGTACCCCGCACGCGACGTCGGCACCGGACCGTATTCCGGCCTTTCCCTACCTAACACTCAAAGCCCACGCCTCTTCGCCAACTGGCCCTTGGATCAAGGACCCCGACGTTACACCGTTTGGTCCGGAGCCCGGCACCTATTACTCGGCCACAGCCAGTCCGGGGCAGATCATTCCCAACAAGGGTGAGTATCTACAGTTCTTCAGCGCTTCAACCGACAAGCCGATCAAACGCACCCTGAGCCTCGCTCGCACGTCCAATTTAGGTGGGACCTGGAAGATTGACGCTCAGCCAATTCTTCCGCCCGAAGAGCAGGTAGAGAACAGCTCACTTTACTTCGAGCGGACCAACAAGACATGGTTCCTCTTTACGAACCATATCGGGATAGACCAGGACGGGGAATACACGGACGCGATCTGGGCCTACTGGACAAAAGACCTTCAACACTGGAACACCGCCGATAAAGCCATAGTGCTGGACGGCAAGAACAGCACATGA